Proteins found in one Amycolatopsis umgeniensis genomic segment:
- a CDS encoding ThuA domain-containing protein, with protein sequence MKKLAVRLALLFVSCLALALAPVTAQAAPAFKVLAFYNGTYDAAHISFVKEANQWFPNTASQNNFSYTATNNWNQLNSLQPSQYQVVLFLDDLPQTSSQRAGFERYMKAGGAFFGFHVAAFNTNPSTWDWYHNKFLGTGAFKSNTWGPTTATLKVENRPHPSTTRLPATFTSSVSEWYAWNSDLRKNPDIKILASVDPVSFPLGTDPNQSWYSGYYPILWTNNKYKMLYANFGHNKMNYETNQLLSSTFASEVQNRFVIDGLLWLGGKQTARR encoded by the coding sequence ATGAAGAAACTCGCGGTCCGGCTCGCTCTGCTGTTCGTTTCGTGTCTCGCACTGGCGTTGGCGCCGGTGACGGCACAGGCGGCACCCGCGTTCAAGGTGCTGGCCTTCTACAACGGCACCTACGACGCGGCGCACATCAGCTTCGTCAAGGAAGCCAACCAGTGGTTCCCGAACACCGCTTCACAGAACAACTTCAGCTACACCGCGACCAACAACTGGAACCAGCTGAACTCGCTGCAGCCTTCGCAGTACCAGGTCGTGCTGTTCCTGGACGACCTGCCGCAGACCTCCTCGCAGCGTGCGGGCTTCGAGCGCTACATGAAGGCGGGCGGCGCGTTCTTCGGCTTCCACGTGGCGGCTTTCAACACCAATCCGTCCACTTGGGACTGGTATCACAACAAGTTCCTCGGCACGGGCGCGTTCAAGTCCAACACCTGGGGTCCGACGACGGCGACGCTGAAGGTGGAGAATCGGCCGCACCCCTCGACCACGCGGCTGCCCGCGACGTTCACCTCGTCGGTGAGCGAGTGGTACGCCTGGAACAGCGACCTGCGCAAGAACCCGGACATCAAGATCCTCGCGTCGGTGGACCCGGTGAGCTTCCCGCTGGGGACCGACCCGAACCAGTCTTGGTACAGCGGGTACTACCCGATTCTCTGGACCAACAACAAGTACAAGATGCTGTACGCCAACTTCGGCCACAACAAGATGAACTACGAGACGAACCAGCTGCTGTCGTCGACCTTCGCCAGTGAGGTGCAGAACCGATTCGTCATCGACGGTCTGCTGTGGCTCGGCGGAAAGCAAACCGCACGACGATGA
- a CDS encoding glycoside hydrolase family 3 protein: MRRFTLGILTAALVLGSHTPALAGNGPAYRDAWRPVKVRVADLLSRMTLDEKIGQMTQAERLGIKAPGDVTKGMLGSLLSGGSSQPTPNNAVTWADMYDDFQKEALATRLGIPLIYGVDAVHGHNGLYGATVFPHNIGLGATRDPSLVKKIGRATAEEVSGTGIDWNFAPCLCVARNDRWGRTYESFGEVPEIASAMTTAIDGMQGRSLSAPGSVLATAKHYIGDGGTTGGDDQGETDISEAELRAVHLPPFREAVRRGVGSVMISYSSWNGLKMHAGSYLINDVLKGELGFSGIVISDYNGIDQIDRQPGFTPAEVTASINAGIDMVMVPFEYQKFMDTLKAEVLAGRVTQARIDDANKRILTKKFELGLFERPLTDRRFLETVGSDEHRALARQAVRESQVLLKNENRVLPLDKSRNRIFVAGKSADDIGNQSGGWTVGWQGKSGPVTEGTTILQGIRHTAKPSSTVTFDKDANGIDKSYDVAVAVIGETPYAEGRGDKPEGMGLDAEDLATLKRLQDSGVPTVVVLVSGRPLDIARQLPEWDGLIASWLPGSEGQGVADVLFGDYNPTGKLPVTWMRSADQQPINVGDGKSGLFPFGFGLRYRHGW, encoded by the coding sequence ATGCGGAGATTCACACTGGGGATACTGACGGCCGCGCTGGTGCTGGGGTCGCACACCCCGGCATTGGCCGGAAACGGCCCCGCTTACCGGGACGCCTGGCGGCCGGTGAAGGTGCGCGTGGCCGATCTGCTGTCGCGTATGACTCTCGACGAGAAGATCGGCCAGATGACGCAGGCCGAGCGGCTCGGGATCAAGGCGCCCGGCGACGTCACCAAGGGCATGCTCGGCTCCCTGCTCTCCGGCGGCAGCTCCCAGCCGACCCCGAACAACGCGGTCACGTGGGCCGACATGTACGACGACTTCCAGAAGGAAGCGCTCGCCACCCGGCTCGGCATCCCGCTGATTTACGGCGTCGACGCCGTCCACGGCCACAACGGGCTCTACGGCGCCACGGTCTTCCCGCACAACATCGGCCTCGGCGCGACACGCGATCCCTCGCTGGTCAAGAAGATCGGCCGCGCGACCGCGGAAGAGGTGTCGGGCACCGGGATCGACTGGAACTTCGCGCCGTGCCTGTGCGTCGCGCGCAACGACCGGTGGGGCCGAACTTACGAATCCTTCGGCGAGGTACCGGAAATCGCGTCCGCGATGACGACGGCCATCGACGGGATGCAGGGCCGTTCGCTGTCCGCGCCCGGATCGGTGCTCGCGACCGCGAAGCACTACATCGGCGACGGCGGTACGACCGGCGGCGATGACCAGGGCGAGACCGACATCAGTGAAGCTGAACTGCGCGCGGTGCACCTGCCGCCGTTCCGCGAGGCCGTCCGCCGCGGCGTCGGCTCGGTGATGATCTCCTACAGCAGCTGGAACGGCCTCAAGATGCACGCCGGTTCTTACCTGATCAACGACGTGCTCAAGGGCGAACTCGGGTTCTCCGGCATCGTGATCTCGGACTACAACGGCATCGACCAGATCGACCGGCAGCCGGGCTTCACCCCGGCCGAGGTCACCGCGTCGATCAACGCGGGCATCGACATGGTGATGGTGCCCTTCGAGTACCAGAAGTTCATGGACACGCTGAAGGCCGAAGTCCTCGCCGGGCGGGTCACGCAGGCGCGGATCGACGACGCCAACAAGCGCATCCTGACCAAGAAGTTCGAACTCGGCCTGTTCGAACGGCCGCTGACCGACCGGCGGTTCCTCGAGACCGTCGGCAGCGACGAGCATCGTGCCCTCGCGCGGCAGGCCGTCCGGGAATCGCAGGTGCTGCTGAAGAACGAGAACCGGGTGCTGCCGCTGGACAAGTCGCGCAACCGGATCTTCGTCGCGGGCAAGAGCGCCGACGACATCGGCAACCAGAGCGGCGGCTGGACGGTCGGGTGGCAGGGCAAGAGCGGACCGGTCACCGAGGGAACGACCATCCTGCAAGGGATCCGGCACACCGCGAAACCCTCGTCCACGGTCACCTTCGACAAGGACGCGAACGGGATCGACAAGTCCTACGACGTCGCTGTCGCGGTGATCGGGGAGACGCCGTACGCCGAAGGCCGCGGTGACAAGCCCGAGGGAATGGGACTCGACGCCGAAGATCTGGCGACCCTGAAACGGCTCCAGGACAGCGGCGTCCCGACGGTGGTGGTGCTCGTTTCCGGGCGGCCGCTGGACATCGCCCGGCAGCTGCCGGAATGGGACGGGTTGATCGCGTCGTGGTTGCCCGGTTCGGAAGGCCAAGGCGTCGCGGACGTGCTCTTCGGCGACTACAACCCCACCGGCAAGTTGCCGGTGACGTGGATGCGCAGTGCTGACCAGCAGCCGATCAACGTCGGCGATGGAAAGTCCGGGCTGTTCCCGTTCGGGTTCGGCCTTCGCTATCGGCATGGGTGGTGA
- a CDS encoding LysR family transcriptional regulator translates to MELRDIEIFLALADELHFGRTAERLHVSQARVSQTIKQVERRIGAPLFARTSRRVQLTPIGKRLRDDLGPAYRALREGVERAVAAGRGIGGVLRLGFEAPGVADLTEDLLDRFRRRYPDTELLIREADFADPVAMLRSGEIDVLVTLLPVDEADLATGPAVYTEPMVLAVSSKHPFARRKSVTLDDLARDTVLRAAHPPEPYWIEEPRQWLTPAGHPVTRGKPFATFQELLAAIATGAGICPLAAHAREYFSHPRIRFVPFAGSPDVEWGLVWPRSAETARVQAFASVAASSRP, encoded by the coding sequence ATGGAACTGCGGGATATCGAGATCTTCTTGGCGCTGGCGGACGAATTGCATTTCGGCCGCACCGCCGAGCGGTTGCACGTCTCGCAGGCACGGGTGAGCCAGACGATCAAACAGGTGGAACGCCGGATCGGCGCGCCCTTGTTCGCCCGCACCAGCAGGCGGGTCCAGCTCACACCGATCGGCAAACGGCTGCGGGACGACCTCGGCCCCGCGTACCGCGCGCTACGCGAAGGCGTCGAGCGCGCGGTCGCCGCCGGACGCGGGATCGGCGGCGTGCTGCGGCTGGGATTCGAGGCCCCCGGCGTCGCCGATCTGACCGAAGATCTGCTGGACCGCTTCCGGCGTCGCTACCCCGACACGGAACTGCTCATCCGCGAGGCCGATTTCGCCGACCCGGTCGCGATGCTGCGATCGGGTGAGATCGACGTTCTGGTCACCCTGCTTCCGGTAGACGAAGCCGATCTCGCGACCGGACCGGCCGTGTACACCGAACCGATGGTGCTCGCGGTGTCGTCGAAACACCCTTTCGCGCGACGGAAGTCAGTCACCCTGGACGACCTCGCTCGCGACACCGTCCTTCGCGCGGCGCATCCGCCGGAGCCGTACTGGATCGAGGAGCCACGCCAATGGCTGACGCCGGCCGGGCACCCCGTGACCCGAGGCAAACCCTTCGCGACCTTTCAGGAACTGCTCGCCGCGATCGCCACCGGCGCCGGAATCTGCCCGCTCGCCGCGCACGCGCGGGAGTACTTCAGCCATCCGCGAATCCGCTTCGTGCCCTTCGCCGGTTCGCCCGACGTCGAGTGGGGCCTCGTCTGGCCACGCTCCGCCGAGACAGCCCGCGTACAGGCCTTCGCGTCCGTCGCCGCCTCTTCGCGCCCCTGA